The following coding sequences are from one Paenibacillus sp. FSL R5-0912 window:
- a CDS encoding heme biosynthesis protein HemY — protein MKVKVNRNAAKVLKDMLNTPEAEGKKIRVIITQDHGNHGHYDVALDTPTEHDEVVATDKGIEIVLDTRQPLLDGVWIQYFYVPQEGFFITNPSTGFLEK, from the coding sequence ATGAAAGTTAAAGTTAACCGCAATGCTGCGAAGGTTCTGAAGGATATGCTGAACACTCCTGAAGCGGAAGGCAAGAAGATCCGCGTCATTATTACTCAGGATCACGGCAATCACGGCCACTATGATGTTGCTCTTGATACACCGACGGAGCATGATGAAGTGGTTGCCACGGATAAAGGTATCGAGATTGTGCTGGATACACGTCAACCGCTGCTCGACGGTGTCTGGATTCAGTATTTCTATGTTCCCCAAGAAGGCTTCTTCATTACGAATCCCTCCACAGGATTTCTTGAGAAATAA
- a CDS encoding beta-glucoside-specific PTS transporter subunit IIABC, which produces MKYDALANEIIRNVGGKDNVNGLTHCITRLRFKLKNETLANTDVLKNMDGVVTVIQSGGQYQVVIGNHVSEVYAQVMAAGGFQEDRSEAAAAGKTSLFNRFIDMISGVFSPTLGVLCATGMIKGFTALFVTLGLITNTSGTYQILNALGDCLFYFFPIFLGYTSAKKFGANIFIGMAIGATLVYPAFGNITAAGEPLYTLFSGTVFESPVYITFLGIPVILMSYTSSVIPIILSTFVGSKLEGFFKKVIPSVVRTFLVPFFTLLIIVPLALIAIGPISTWAGQLLGEGTLFLYNLSPVIEGLLVGAFWQVFVIFGLHWGLVPIALNNMAVLKYDPILAASFGASFAQTGAVLAILLRTKNVKLKSLSIPAIISGVFGVTEPAIYGITLPRKKPFVLSCIAAAVGGGIIGLMGTKGYILGGLGIFGIPSYISPDGMDKGFYGAIAAIVISFILGFILVFFSGFKDEEAAESKSTGTPRNTLVKQETVGSPLKGQIRALSELTDEAFSTGAMGKGIAIEPLEGKVYSPVDGVLTTLFASGHAIGITSDNGVDILIHVGKDTVKLKGKYFTPKAKQGDLVKKGQLLMEFDVAAIREAGYTLTTPVIISNSAEYLDVIETDLKSIDYRENLLTVMI; this is translated from the coding sequence ATGAAATATGATGCACTCGCAAATGAAATTATCAGGAACGTCGGCGGCAAAGATAATGTTAACGGATTAACCCATTGTATAACCCGTCTGCGCTTCAAACTTAAGAACGAAACACTGGCGAACACAGATGTGCTGAAAAATATGGATGGAGTTGTTACGGTCATTCAGAGCGGCGGCCAGTATCAGGTTGTCATCGGCAATCATGTATCTGAGGTCTATGCCCAGGTTATGGCTGCTGGCGGATTTCAGGAAGACCGATCAGAGGCAGCCGCTGCCGGTAAAACAAGCCTGTTCAACAGGTTTATCGATATGATCTCCGGGGTATTCTCTCCGACGCTTGGTGTGCTGTGCGCAACAGGAATGATTAAGGGGTTCACTGCACTGTTTGTGACGCTGGGACTAATTACGAATACTTCAGGTACCTACCAGATTCTTAATGCGCTCGGGGATTGCCTGTTCTATTTCTTCCCGATTTTCCTCGGGTATACGTCGGCGAAGAAGTTTGGCGCCAATATCTTTATCGGAATGGCGATTGGCGCAACGCTGGTGTATCCGGCCTTCGGCAATATAACAGCTGCCGGCGAGCCGCTGTATACCCTTTTTAGCGGAACGGTGTTTGAATCACCGGTGTACATTACGTTCCTGGGTATCCCGGTCATCCTGATGTCGTATACCTCCAGTGTTATTCCGATCATCCTCTCAACCTTTGTAGGCTCCAAGCTGGAAGGCTTCTTCAAGAAAGTGATTCCGAGTGTGGTGCGCACCTTCCTGGTTCCGTTCTTCACTCTGCTGATCATCGTTCCGCTGGCACTGATTGCGATTGGTCCAATCTCCACCTGGGCAGGACAACTGCTGGGAGAGGGAACCTTGTTCCTCTACAATCTCAGTCCGGTTATTGAAGGCTTGCTGGTTGGCGCGTTCTGGCAGGTATTTGTCATCTTCGGCTTGCATTGGGGTCTGGTGCCGATTGCGCTTAATAATATGGCTGTGCTGAAATATGATCCGATTCTTGCGGCTTCCTTCGGTGCTTCCTTTGCTCAGACCGGTGCGGTGCTGGCTATTCTGCTGCGGACGAAGAATGTCAAGCTGAAGTCATTGTCTATTCCGGCCATCATTTCAGGGGTCTTCGGTGTTACCGAACCCGCTATTTACGGGATTACACTGCCGCGCAAGAAGCCGTTTGTTTTAAGCTGTATCGCTGCGGCAGTAGGAGGCGGGATCATCGGTCTGATGGGGACCAAGGGCTACATTCTCGGGGGGCTGGGCATTTTCGGGATTCCAAGTTATATCAGTCCGGACGGTATGGATAAAGGCTTCTACGGTGCAATTGCGGCGATTGTAATCAGCTTCATTCTAGGCTTCATTCTTGTATTCTTCTCCGGATTTAAGGATGAAGAGGCTGCTGAGAGCAAGAGCACAGGCACCCCGCGCAATACGCTGGTGAAGCAGGAGACTGTGGGAAGTCCGCTGAAGGGCCAGATCAGAGCGCTGTCCGAGCTGACTGACGAAGCCTTCTCTACAGGAGCCATGGGCAAAGGAATTGCGATTGAGCCGCTGGAAGGCAAGGTATACTCACCGGTAGACGGGGTACTGACCACATTGTTCGCATCCGGGCATGCCATAGGGATCACCAGTGATAACGGGGTCGATATCCTGATTCATGTGGGCAAGGATACCGTCAAATTAAAGGGCAAATACTTCACTCCTAAGGCCAAGCAAGGTGATCTGGTCAAAAAAGGACAGCTGCTGATGGAGTTTGATGTAGCGGCGATCAGAGAGGCCGGCTATACCCTGACCACACCGGTCATTATTTCGAATTCCGCAGAGTATCTCGATGTGATTGAGACGGACCTGAAGAGCATTGATTACAGGGAGAATCTGCTGACGGTCATGATCTGA
- the licT gene encoding BglG family transcription antiterminator LicT produces MIIEKIFNNNAIIAKDSGKDELVVMGRGIGFKKNAGDPVDVSLIEKTFVLKQNDASEKFKALMADAPAEYVALSHDIIEYAKQSLKVRLSDYIYVTLTDHLTHALRLWDQGIRNTNPLIWEIQRCYPKEYGIAIHALQIIQSYTRIRLPEDEAGNIALHLINAQMNSSGHRIADVTRQTQQIDDILNIVKYSYNNEIDESSVSYERFITHLRYFFQRSRKKESVESVDDFLLKQVRTKYKKAHSCVLKIEQYLDTRLLDEERLYLTIHIQRVTQRQTE; encoded by the coding sequence TTGATTATCGAAAAAATTTTCAATAACAATGCCATTATTGCCAAGGATTCAGGCAAAGATGAATTGGTGGTCATGGGACGCGGCATCGGATTCAAGAAGAACGCCGGCGATCCGGTGGATGTATCTCTGATTGAGAAGACGTTTGTACTGAAGCAGAATGATGCTTCGGAGAAATTCAAAGCATTAATGGCAGATGCGCCCGCCGAATATGTAGCCTTAAGCCACGATATTATCGAATATGCCAAGCAATCCCTGAAGGTGCGCCTAAGCGATTATATCTATGTTACATTAACGGATCATTTGACCCATGCACTAAGGCTCTGGGACCAGGGGATCCGCAATACCAATCCGCTCATCTGGGAGATACAGCGCTGTTATCCCAAGGAATATGGTATCGCAATTCATGCCTTGCAGATCATTCAGAGTTATACTCGCATCCGCCTGCCGGAGGATGAAGCCGGCAATATTGCCCTGCATCTGATCAATGCGCAAATGAACAGCTCCGGTCATAGAATTGCTGATGTCACCAGACAGACGCAACAGATCGATGATATTCTCAATATTGTTAAGTATTCCTATAACAACGAGATTGATGAGAGTTCGGTCAGCTATGAACGGTTCATTACCCATCTGCGGTATTTTTTCCAGCGGTCACGTAAGAAGGAATCGGTGGAGTCGGTTGATGATTTTCTGCTCAAGCAGGTACGGACCAAATACAAAAAGGCGCATAGCTGTGTACTCAAAATTGAGCAATATCTGGACACCCGGCTTCTGGATGAGGAAAGGCTGTACTTGACGATTCACATTCAGCGGGTAACACAAAGACAAACTGAATAA
- a CDS encoding toxic anion resistance protein, producing MSFSMEIPSPEKLKEAVEEQVQPEPEEVTQLKEQAVNNVSNILALDFDSLEKRKSVLQSIDSFGMGTMRSSSEKNSLLQVSVGNLSKTGDKGGQVARGLTELHLQLKDLDPSAVDFAKNGFLGKFFHPLRNYFAKYQKADSVISDIILSLDKGKSVLKNDNTTLEIEQQTLRELTKRLKKEIQLGILMDQEIETQIEAAKQRSEDEDKIRFITEEVLFPLRQRVMDLQQMLVVNQQGIMAIEVVIRNNKELIRGVDRARNVTVSALKISVTVASALYNQKIVLKKIELLNQTTNNLISGTSKMLKDQGAAIHKQSLETSISADTLKQAFTDVLSALDSISTYKQEALPKMRETINQFRELADNGEQQIRRLEKGSTLGL from the coding sequence ATGTCATTCTCAATGGAAATTCCCAGCCCTGAGAAGCTGAAAGAGGCCGTCGAAGAGCAGGTTCAGCCGGAGCCGGAGGAAGTTACGCAGCTGAAGGAACAGGCGGTCAATAATGTATCCAATATTCTTGCACTGGATTTCGATTCACTGGAGAAACGCAAATCAGTGTTGCAGTCGATTGACAGCTTCGGGATGGGCACCATGCGCTCCTCTTCTGAGAAGAATTCACTCCTTCAGGTATCTGTAGGTAATCTATCCAAGACCGGTGATAAAGGCGGCCAGGTCGCCAGGGGATTAACAGAGCTGCATCTGCAGCTGAAGGATCTGGACCCGAGTGCAGTTGATTTCGCCAAAAACGGCTTCCTGGGCAAGTTCTTCCATCCCCTGCGCAATTACTTCGCCAAATACCAGAAGGCGGATAGTGTCATCTCCGATATCATTCTGTCTCTGGATAAAGGCAAAAGCGTGCTGAAAAATGACAATACCACCTTAGAGATTGAGCAGCAGACTCTGCGGGAGCTGACTAAACGGCTTAAAAAGGAAATTCAGCTCGGCATCCTCATGGATCAGGAGATCGAGACGCAGATTGAGGCGGCTAAGCAGCGCAGTGAAGACGAGGATAAAATCCGGTTCATCACCGAAGAAGTACTCTTCCCTCTGCGCCAGCGGGTTATGGACCTGCAGCAGATGCTGGTGGTGAATCAACAGGGGATCATGGCCATTGAAGTCGTAATACGTAACAACAAAGAGCTGATCCGCGGTGTGGACAGAGCACGGAATGTTACGGTATCTGCGCTCAAAATATCGGTTACGGTCGCAAGTGCCTTATACAATCAGAAGATCGTGCTCAAAAAGATCGAGCTGCTGAACCAGACCACCAACAACCTGATCAGCGGCACCTCCAAAATGTTGAAGGACCAAGGCGCGGCCATTCACAAGCAATCGCTCGAAACCAGTATTTCCGCTGACACCTTGAAGCAAGCGTTCACGGATGTCCTGTCTGCACTCGATTCTATCAGCACCTACAAGCAGG
- a CDS encoding DHA2 family efflux MFS transporter permease subunit: MEKNRPGLIVSSLVIANFLGQLMQTMLNTALPRMMLDLGIDEGRAQWLITVYYLTAGITVPVAGFLIGRFTTRGLFFTSASAFAAGTLIAGISPDFILILCGRIIQGLGAGLLMPLFQTTILRVFPKGKIGSAMGLIGLVMGLAPALGPTLSGLVVQEHSWRILFYALLPVVIANLLLAAFSLQNVGERHREKLDYISILFSTTGFAGLLYGVNLAGDQRASRIWAGAAILSGILFIVLFIRRQLKLTAPLLDFKLFKNRSFSLASIIGVLLFIVMVGAELLIPLYVQNVRGLTPRESGLMLLPGALLLGCTSVISGKIYDRYGVRLVLRGGFTLIAGVSLLISLMLSQDSSILILAVLYVFLMVGIGFIMTPVTAYAMASVSPKMIAHASPMTISIRSLASSMGGVLLIAIMTITMNYSSFAFPVNMMQGFHAAFWSLTLVAIAGLGLSFNLKGL, translated from the coding sequence ATGGAAAAAAACAGACCCGGATTAATCGTATCTTCGCTGGTCATCGCGAATTTCCTCGGGCAGCTGATGCAGACGATGCTGAATACGGCATTGCCCAGAATGATGCTGGATTTGGGGATTGATGAGGGCAGGGCCCAATGGCTGATTACCGTATATTATCTGACTGCAGGCATAACGGTGCCTGTTGCCGGGTTTTTAATCGGAAGATTCACGACAAGAGGTTTATTCTTTACTTCGGCAAGTGCCTTTGCAGCAGGTACACTGATCGCGGGAATATCCCCGGACTTTATCTTGATTCTGTGCGGGCGTATTATTCAGGGCCTGGGCGCAGGCCTGCTGATGCCTCTGTTCCAGACAACGATTCTTAGGGTGTTCCCGAAGGGGAAGATAGGCTCGGCTATGGGATTAATCGGACTGGTAATGGGGCTGGCTCCGGCGCTGGGTCCGACCCTGTCAGGATTAGTCGTTCAGGAACACTCCTGGCGGATTCTCTTCTATGCATTGCTGCCGGTAGTGATAGCCAATCTGCTGCTCGCTGCGTTCAGTCTGCAGAATGTGGGGGAGAGACACCGGGAGAAGCTGGACTACATATCTATTTTATTCTCAACAACCGGATTTGCCGGTCTGCTATATGGAGTTAATCTGGCAGGGGATCAACGTGCTTCGCGGATATGGGCAGGAGCCGCTATCCTAAGCGGGATATTGTTCATAGTTCTATTTATCAGGCGTCAGCTGAAGCTTACCGCTCCATTACTTGATTTCAAGCTGTTCAAGAACAGAAGCTTTAGCCTCGCCTCAATCATTGGGGTGCTGTTGTTCATCGTAATGGTGGGTGCTGAGCTGCTGATTCCGTTATATGTGCAGAATGTCCGGGGGCTGACGCCAAGGGAGTCAGGTCTAATGCTGCTGCCGGGTGCGCTGCTGCTGGGGTGTACCAGTGTAATCTCCGGGAAAATATATGACCGCTATGGAGTGAGGCTGGTGCTTCGCGGCGGGTTTACCCTCATTGCCGGGGTATCTTTGCTAATCTCGCTTATGTTATCCCAGGATTCCTCCATACTTATACTCGCTGTGCTCTATGTATTTCTAATGGTTGGAATCGGGTTTATTATGACACCTGTTACCGCCTATGCGATGGCAAGCGTATCTCCCAAGATGATTGCACATGCCTCTCCAATGACGATTTCGATCCGCTCGTTAGCCAGCTCTATGGGAGGGGTTCTGCTGATAGCCATAATGACGATTACGATGAATTACAGTTCTTTCGCATTCCCGGTGAATATGATGCAGGGATTCCATGCCGCTTTTTGGAGTTTGACCCTAGTGGCCATAGCCGGATTAGGTTTATCGTTTAATCTGAAGGGGTTGTAA
- a CDS encoding 6-phospho-beta-glucosidase: protein MYKSFPEDFLWGGATAANQLEGGFDAGGKGLSTADVITAGTHIISRRITPVLEAGSNYPSHEAVDFYHRYKEDIALFAEMGFKVFRLSIAWSRIFPNGDDAQPNEEGLQFYDQVFAELKKHPIEPLVTISHYETPFHLAEAYNGWADRRTIDFYVRYCEVIFNRYKDSVKYWLTFNEINILTMPFGTFMAGAIMPQGNAELGTSAIGDNEQMRYQALHHQFLASAKAVKLGHEINEKFQIGCMIAYMCSYPLTCNPEDVLLAQQKDNLSNFLCSDVQVRGAYPGFATRYFKEKNIKLQVEGEDGQTLREGCVDFYTFSYYSSTCVSAAPDQQAIGGNLSMGLKNPYLQASAWEWQIDPQGLRWSLNHIYNRYGIPMMVVENGLGAVDTVEADGSIKDIYRIEYLREHVKTMGEALEDGVELIGYTPWGCIDLVSAGTGEMKKRYGFIYVDKDNEGKGTLARSRKDSFYWYKNVIASSGTQLD from the coding sequence ATGTACAAAAGTTTTCCGGAGGATTTCCTGTGGGGCGGTGCAACCGCTGCCAATCAGCTGGAGGGCGGATTCGATGCTGGAGGCAAGGGACTAAGCACTGCCGATGTGATTACTGCCGGAACGCATATAATATCCAGAAGAATCACACCTGTTCTTGAAGCCGGTTCTAACTATCCTAGCCATGAGGCAGTGGATTTCTATCACCGCTACAAGGAGGATATCGCTTTGTTTGCCGAAATGGGCTTCAAAGTATTCCGCTTGTCCATCGCCTGGTCACGGATTTTCCCGAATGGGGATGATGCGCAGCCGAATGAGGAGGGCCTTCAATTCTACGATCAGGTCTTTGCCGAACTCAAAAAGCATCCGATCGAACCGCTGGTGACGATCTCCCATTATGAAACCCCGTTTCATCTGGCTGAAGCCTATAACGGGTGGGCAGACCGCAGAACGATTGACTTCTATGTCCGTTACTGTGAAGTGATCTTCAATAGGTACAAGGACAGTGTGAAATACTGGCTGACCTTCAATGAGATTAATATTCTGACGATGCCGTTCGGAACATTCATGGCGGGAGCGATCATGCCACAGGGCAATGCAGAACTCGGTACTTCCGCAATCGGCGACAATGAGCAAATGCGTTATCAGGCGCTGCATCACCAGTTCCTAGCAAGTGCCAAAGCCGTGAAGCTGGGGCATGAGATCAATGAGAAGTTCCAGATCGGCTGCATGATTGCCTACATGTGTTCTTACCCGTTGACCTGTAATCCGGAAGACGTTCTGCTGGCGCAGCAAAAGGATAATCTGAGCAATTTCCTCTGCTCGGATGTACAGGTCAGAGGCGCATATCCGGGCTTCGCTACAAGATACTTCAAGGAGAAGAATATTAAGCTCCAGGTGGAGGGGGAGGATGGGCAGACGCTGCGGGAAGGCTGTGTAGATTTCTACACCTTCAGCTACTATTCATCCACCTGTGTAAGCGCAGCACCGGATCAGCAGGCAATCGGAGGCAACCTGTCGATGGGGCTGAAGAATCCATATTTGCAGGCAAGCGCATGGGAATGGCAGATAGACCCGCAAGGGCTCAGATGGTCCCTGAACCATATTTACAACCGATATGGCATTCCTATGATGGTAGTGGAGAATGGACTTGGAGCTGTAGATACCGTTGAAGCGGACGGTTCGATCAAAGACATCTACCGGATCGAATATTTGCGGGAACATGTCAAGACAATGGGAGAAGCGCTGGAGGACGGGGTAGAATTGATCGGCTATACTCCTTGGGGCTGCATTGATCTGGTCAGCGCAGGAACAGGCGAAATGAAGAAGCGCTACGGATTCATCTATGTCGACAAGGACAATGAAGGGAAGGGCACACTGGCCAGATCCCGCAAAGACAGCTTTTACTGGTACAAAAATGTAATCGCCAGCAGCGGAACACAGCTGGATTAA
- a CDS encoding vWA domain-containing protein: MARKSKTFIILGLIAVSVFALVYFGISLTANMGKSKTEISAEDADKKLNRIYKDINVSSTAPVKGQIDLDPAAVGDSLPEISKFPLSVNSTTDSYAEIFSSTEKSGTGNDGWLNEVANDFNAAGILVDGKPVSVSIRNIASGTAADYIRSGKYVPDAYTPSNELWGEMVKASGVSAELVSERLAGNVAGVVMSKQKYDQLVGKYGSINVKTITDAIAANELAMGYTDPFASSTGLNFLVTALGSFDSTDLLGDKAVQGFEKFQANVPFIASTTLQMRDAAKSGMLDAFVLEYQTYVNAADLTSGYVFTPFGVRHDSPLYALGDLPEEKLEIIRKFAEFAVQDKTQTAASDRGFNGLNDYKSELAPVNGSLLSSAQKLWKEKKDGSKPIAAVFVADVSGSMAGEPLNRLKESLLKGQKFLGKDNSIGFVSYSSDVTINLPIGKYDTNQQSMFVGAINSLQAAGGTATFDGMVVAMKMLKEELTLHPEMKPLIFVLSDGETNEGHSLDEIRGLIESYKIPVYTIGYNANIKALESISSINEAANINADTEDVVYKIGNLLNVQM; the protein is encoded by the coding sequence ATGGCCAGGAAAAGCAAAACATTCATCATTCTGGGCCTCATTGCCGTGTCCGTCTTTGCGCTTGTCTACTTCGGAATCAGCCTGACCGCGAACATGGGCAAATCCAAGACAGAGATCTCTGCAGAAGATGCTGATAAAAAGCTGAACAGGATCTATAAAGATATTAACGTGAGCAGTACCGCACCTGTAAAAGGGCAAATTGATCTTGATCCGGCAGCAGTCGGCGATTCATTGCCCGAGATCTCCAAATTCCCGCTTTCTGTGAACAGTACAACGGACAGCTACGCCGAAATATTCTCCTCGACCGAGAAATCCGGCACCGGCAACGACGGCTGGCTGAATGAAGTGGCCAATGACTTCAACGCTGCGGGTATCCTCGTGGATGGCAAGCCCGTCTCTGTCAGCATCCGTAATATCGCTTCGGGTACAGCCGCGGATTATATCCGGTCCGGCAAATATGTGCCAGACGCCTACACTCCGTCCAATGAGCTATGGGGTGAAATGGTCAAGGCAAGCGGCGTCTCTGCAGAACTTGTATCTGAGCGGCTGGCCGGCAATGTAGCCGGGGTGGTCATGAGCAAGCAGAAATATGATCAGCTGGTCGGCAAATACGGCTCGATTAATGTGAAGACGATCACCGATGCCATTGCAGCGAATGAGCTCGCGATGGGCTACACTGATCCTTTTGCCAGCTCCACGGGATTGAATTTCCTCGTGACTGCACTGGGCTCGTTCGACAGTACGGATCTGCTGGGGGACAAGGCGGTTCAAGGCTTTGAGAAGTTCCAGGCGAATGTGCCTTTCATTGCCTCCACTACCCTGCAGATGCGGGATGCGGCGAAGTCGGGCATGCTGGATGCCTTTGTGCTGGAATATCAGACATATGTCAATGCGGCGGATCTGACAAGCGGGTATGTGTTTACCCCCTTCGGGGTACGGCATGACAGTCCGCTCTATGCACTGGGTGATTTGCCAGAAGAGAAGCTGGAGATTATACGCAAGTTCGCCGAATTTGCCGTGCAGGACAAAACCCAGACAGCAGCCTCGGACAGAGGCTTTAACGGTCTGAATGATTACAAGTCCGAGCTGGCTCCGGTGAACGGCTCCCTCCTCTCCTCAGCCCAGAAGCTATGGAAGGAGAAAAAAGACGGCAGCAAACCGATTGCCGCAGTATTCGTAGCTGATGTATCGGGCAGCATGGCCGGGGAACCGCTGAACCGGCTCAAGGAATCGCTGCTGAAGGGCCAGAAGTTTCTGGGCAAGGACAACAGCATCGGATTTGTCTCCTACTCCAGTGATGTGACGATTAATCTGCCGATCGGCAAATACGACACCAATCAGCAGTCCATGTTCGTTGGGGCGATCAATAGCCTGCAGGCTGCCGGAGGAACGGCTACTTTTGACGGAATGGTCGTTGCCATGAAGATGCTGAAAGAGGAACTCACGCTGCATCCGGAGATGAAACCGCTGATCTTCGTGCTTAGTGACGGGGAAACGAATGAAGGACATTCATTGGATGAGATCAGAGGATTGATTGAGAGCTACAAAATCCCCGTATATACAATTGGATATAACGCCAACATCAAGGCACTCGAGAGCATTTCAAGCATCAACGAGGCGGCAAATATCAATGCAGATACTGAAGATGTGGTCTACAAAATCGGCAATCTGCTCAATGTACAAATGTAA
- a CDS encoding EamA family transporter, with protein MKYLISVLIGAMSYGILSTIVVLAYGEGYKLGEVVGTQLLTGCILAWLLALYTKVRENRKQRSRANTAAAAAVSKAPAMKLAWKHRLLLMLAGAPTVVTGLLYYQSLRYIPASLAIILLFQFTWISVLIQAVSKRQRPDKITVLTLILLFGGTLLAAGILNQGAAEFNALGLMLGLLSAVSYSMFIIFSGKAVPAAHPAYRSAWMVTGGLLLLFILFPPYFLFNGLLWSQLLLFGFLLGLFGAFIPPVLFAIGVPHIGGGMAGILGAAELPVAVLLSSFVLHEHVSGLQWTGVILVLIGVVLPELYKLRWRNSRSVTSSSV; from the coding sequence ATGAAATACTTAATCTCCGTGCTCATAGGCGCTATGAGCTACGGCATTTTATCCACAATCGTTGTATTAGCATACGGAGAAGGCTATAAGCTGGGTGAAGTCGTTGGTACGCAGCTGCTGACCGGCTGCATTCTCGCCTGGCTGCTGGCCTTATATACCAAGGTTAGAGAGAACCGCAAACAGCGCAGCCGCGCCAATACTGCGGCCGCGGCTGCTGTCAGCAAGGCTCCGGCTATGAAGCTGGCCTGGAAGCACAGACTGCTGCTAATGCTCGCCGGCGCACCAACAGTGGTTACCGGTCTGCTGTACTATCAGTCCCTCCGGTATATACCGGCTTCGCTCGCGATTATTCTTCTGTTCCAGTTCACCTGGATCAGCGTGCTGATCCAAGCCGTAAGCAAACGCCAGCGTCCTGATAAGATCACCGTGTTGACCTTGATCCTGCTATTCGGGGGAACGCTGCTGGCAGCCGGAATTCTGAATCAGGGAGCTGCCGAGTTCAACGCACTCGGGCTTATGCTCGGGCTGTTATCTGCGGTAAGCTACTCCATGTTTATTATCTTCAGCGGCAAAGCCGTTCCGGCTGCGCATCCTGCCTACCGTAGCGCCTGGATGGTTACCGGCGGCCTGCTGCTGCTGTTCATCCTGTTCCCGCCATACTTCCTGTTTAACGGTTTGCTGTGGAGTCAGCTGCTGTTGTTCGGCTTCCTGCTGGGATTGTTCGGCGCCTTCATCCCGCCAGTCCTGTTCGCCATCGGTGTTCCGCATATCGGGGGAGGCATGGCTGGTATTCTGGGTGCCGCTGAACTGCCGGTTGCCGTGCTGCTGTCCTCGTTCGTACTGCATGAGCATGTGAGCGGCCTGCAGTGGACCGGAGTGATTCTGGTGCTGATCGGAGTCGTACTGCCGGAGCTGTATAAGCTGCGTTGGAGAAATTCCCGGTCGGTCACTTCATCATCCGTGTAA